In Lotus japonicus ecotype B-129 chromosome 5, LjGifu_v1.2, one genomic interval encodes:
- the LOC130718906 gene encoding uncharacterized protein LOC130718906, with amino-acid sequence MMHSVKGGWRHSFALAKHNESEGRKTRIRRSKEERKAMVESFIKKHQEENNGNFPSLNLTHKEVGGSFYTVREIVRDVIQENRVLGPAKFTLDEQSIDQFFEQNPLGSIARDPQPFLEASSNENHPELSKVNDIDGKMLSVSDGHYTEAEHQVVGKGHMINVGHVNVTDKEPIEATVVSDGYSEHSMDDVGRTINHSQVDVTSKKSVEATVVSDGYHTGTEHNIADKGHAINGSKVGIINQESDEANVPEIQVSEPMASKQSVEQELAVPATLDVETFPLRSVARTTDGIEGFEESRDRKMLEPEQGGEKSELNGIEPAKDSVLLDDKFEDALGNEKLKQVSNTEHDKEKTLGDTLEENTNHSTPNEHLSHEFEDSTDPQVRVSLQNTFETTTQSKMKDGAKISTPNGFQAKNLGQTHTEGPKPSEEVLHKTDKHGVDLRSSQRRSNTTVDRINLESWDGTPKNSPKRDPNPLVAILEAFVSAFLKFWSQ; translated from the exons ATGATGCATTCTGTAAAGGGTGGCTGGCGCCACTCATTTGCCCTTGCCAAACATAATGAATCTGAAGGAAGAAAGACTAGGATTCGACGTTCAAAGGAGGAAAGAAAGGCAATGGTGGAATCCTTTATAAAGAA GCACCAAGAGGAAAACAATGGAAACTTCCCATCCCTTAATCTTACACATAAAGAAGTTGGTGGCTCTTTCTACACAGTGCGGGAGATTGTACGAGATGTAATTCAAGAAAATAGAGTGTTGGGCCCTGCTAAGTTCACTTTAGACGAGCAAAGCATTGATCAATTTTTCGAACAGAATCCATTGGGTTCAATTGCAAGAGATCCTCAACCTTTTCTGGAGGCATCCTCTAATGAAAATCATCCTGAGCTTAGCAAAGTTAATGATATAGATGGAAAAATGCTTTCTGTTTCGGATGGGCATTATACTGAAGCTGAGCATCAGGTGGTTGGCAAAGGTCATATGATAAATGTTGGCCATGTAAATGTGACAGACAAGGAGCCCATTGAAGCTACTGTTGTTTCTGATGGGTATTCTGAGCATTCTATGGATGACGTAGGACGTACCATAAATCATAGCCAGGTTGACGTGACAAGCAAAAAATCTGTAGAAGCTACAGTTGTTTCTGATGGGTATCATACTGGGACTGAGCACAATATTGCTGACAAAGGGCATGCCATAAATGGCAGCAAGGTAGGTATAATAAACCAAGAATCTGACGAAGCTAATGTTCCTGAGATACAGGTAAGTGAGCCTATGGCGTCCAAACAGAGTGTTGAACAAGAGTTGGCAGTTCCTGCAACACTGGATGTAGAGACATTTCCATTAAGGTCTGTTGCTCGGACTACCGATGGAATAGAAGGCTTTGAAGAGTCAAGGGATAGGAAAATGTTGGAACCAGAACAAGGTGGGGAGAAGTCTGAATTAAATGGGATAGAGCCTGCAAAGGATTCTGTGTTATTGGATGATAAATTTGAGGATGCCCTtggaaatgaaaaattaaagCAAGTCTCTAACACTGAGCATGATAAGGAGAAAACTCTGGGAGATACATTAGAAGAAAACACAAACCATTCGACGCCTAATGAACATTTAAGTCATGAATTTGAAGATTCCACTGACCCTCAAGTTAGAGTATCTCTTCAAAACACCTTTGAGACCACTACCCAAAGCAAGATGAAAGATGGAGCCAAG ATAAGCACTCCAAATGGCTTTCAAGCCAAGAACCTTGGCCAGACTCAcactgagggaccaaaaccttCAGAGGAAGTCCTGCATAAAACTGATAAACATGGAGTTGATCTTCGCAGTTCCCAGAGAAGAAGCAACACAACTGTAGACAGGATCAATCT AGAATCATGGGATGGAACACCTAAGAACTCTCCAAAACGAGACCCCAACCCTCTTGTAGCTATTTTGGAAGCTTTTGTCAGTGCGTTTTTGAAATTTTGGTCGCAGTGA
- the LOC130718908 gene encoding F-box/kelch-repeat protein At3g23880-like, with protein sequence MEFLFKHSCSSSKNQPKIPSMSNHLPQEIWAEILHRLPPKTLVKCTSVCKSWRSLITSTSFISLHRNHSPSSLLLQLCDERAIPNFIHYSLRRDDPFLSESSSLRLPSSFNREFSVVGICHGLVCITSTENCRDLIICNPSLRLHITLPEPSDYPSLHSASVAFGFDSRNNDYKVIRIACMHDDERYGVSSPEVEVYSLASGFWNRNRVVAAPVSTLCCLGSYYSPHGFVDGKVHWGARRCMRVGGDDGWYYFVLSYNFEDDVFGEVMLPETFACASSDMPNVTVIGGGDGKALTVYHVDGVMQCSCDIWVMKEYGVVGSWNKVFSFNLVGFDMELTSFGILVTGMTAPLTPLCVRNGGEVLVLMDEAGSGCLYSVNLERNEITDCQIGGEEFTWYLYSGYYAESLVLLDKARGLVSY encoded by the coding sequence ATGGAGTTCTTGTTCAAGCATTCTTGTTCATCATCAAAAAACCAACCCAAAATTCCATCCATGTCAAATCACCTCCCTCAAGAGATCTGGGCGGAAATTCTTCACAGACTCCCACCCAAAACCCTAGTGAAATGCACCTCCGTCTGCAAATCATGGCGATCCCTCATCACCTCCACCTCCTTCATCTCCCTCCACCGCAACCACTCACCCTCCTCCCTCCTCCTCCAGCTCTGCGACGAGCGTGCTATTCCCAATTTCATCCACTACTCCCTCCGCCGCGACGACCCTTTTCTCTCCGAATCCTCCTCCCTCCGCCTCCCCTCCTCCTTCAACCGTGAATTCTCCGTCGTCGGAATCTGTCACGGCCTCGTCTGCATCACCTCCACCGAAAACTGCCGTGATCTCATCATCTGCAACCCCTCTCTTCGTCTCCATATCACACTCCCCGAACCCTCCGACTACCCTTCTCTTCACTCCGCCTCTGTCGCCTTCGGTTTCGATTCCCGGAACAATGACTACAAGGTTATCAGAATCGCTTGCATGCATGATGACGAAAGGTACGGTGTTTCTTCGCCTGAGGTTGAAGTTTACTCTCTGGCTTCTGGGTTTTGGAATAGGAACCGTGTTGTTGCTGCTCCTGTTAGTACTCTGTGTTGTCTTGGTAGCTATTATTCTCCGCATGGTTTCGTTGATGGGAAGGTTCACTGGGGCGCGAGAAGATGCATGAGGGTGGGTGGTGATGATGGATGGTACTATTTTGTGTTGTCCTACAATTTTGAGGATGATGTGTTTGGTGAGGTTATGCTGCCGGAGACATTCGCTTGTGCCAGCTCCGATATGCCTAATGTTACGGTTATTGGAGGCGGCGATGGGAAAGCTCTCACTGTGTACCATGTGGATGGTGTCATGCAGTGCTCTTGTGATATCTGGGTCATGAAGGAGTATGGTGTTGTGGGGTCTTGGAATAAGGTTTTTAGTTTCAATTTGGTGGGTTTTGATATGGAACTAACCTCTTTTGGGATACTTGTGACCGGCATGACAGCTCCGCTGACGCCTTTGTGCGTGAGGAATGGTGGAGAAGTATTGGTGCTCATGGATGAGGCGGGGAGTGGATGTCTGTATTCGGTAAATCTTGAAAGGAATGAAATTACAGACTGTCAAATT